ATTCGTCTTCTACCTGTTCGTCGTCCTGCTGTCTGCCGCGGCCCTGGGCATGGCGCTGACCGCGCCCGAAGTGCTGTGGCTGATTGCGTCCAGCGAATACGATACGGTCCTGCCCTGCATGCCGCTGCTGGTCCTGGCCTATGTGGTGCACGGGGTGCGCATGCATGCCGAGGTCGGGCTGGTCAAGACCAAGAAGGTCGGTGTCCTGCCGGCGATCTCGCTGGGCGGACTGGCGGTCGGCACCCTGGTCATGGCGGTGACGCTCGGGCCGCTGGGATTGATGGGCGGCGCCATCGGCGTGCTGGCGCGCGAACTGGTGATGCTGGTGGCGACCGAACTCCTGTGCCGCCGCCTCAGCCCGGCGGAACCGCCGCTTGGCGTCGGGCGCGTGCTCGGCATCCTGGCGCCATGCGCCATCGCTTATCTGGCCGGGCTGGCCCTGTTCGGGTTCGACGTGAACCCGACCTATGCCGCCGCCAAGGTTGGGCTGACCATGCTGTTCGCAGTGCTTGCCCTGTTCGGGCCGAGCTTCGGCAAGAGCGACCGCGCGATGCTGTTCCGCATGATCGGCCGCTTTCTGCGCCGGCCGCAAACTGCCTGACTCCATGGCCTGACGGGACTGTTCCGAACACCCCTTCCGGAAGGATCACACCGAGATGCAGGAAGCTTCCCGTTTCACCTTTCGCCAGACCGTCGCGGCGGATGCAGTCCGCTACGGCGGCGGCTCCGGCCTGGGGGCGGTGCTGAAACTGCTGGCCGGCAACCGCATGTTCCGGACGACCTTCACCCTGCGCAGCTGTCAGGCCGCCGATCGACTGGCGGGCCCGCTGCGCCTGCCGCTGCTGGCCGCCTGCCGGCTGCTGCATCGCTGGACCCAGCATTCGGCCGCCATGGATCTTCCGTGGGAAACGCAGATCGGCCCCGGACTGCGGATCCTGCACGGCTGGGGGTTGGTGGTGAACGCGAATGCCCGCATCGGCGCCAACGTCACCCTGTTCCATGGGGTGACGTTGGGGCAGAAGGACGATCTGCTGCCCACCGGCCGGGTGACCCATTATCCCGAGCTGGGCGACGGTGTCTGGGTCGGCCCGCATGCGGTGGTGATCGGTGTCGCCATCGGCGACGAGTGCATCGTCGCCGCCTCGTCGGTCGTCACCAAGCCGATGCCGCGGCGCACGGTGGTCGCCGGCAATCCCGGCAAGGCGGTGGCCGAGGTCACCAT
The genomic region above belongs to Azospirillum thiophilum and contains:
- a CDS encoding serine acetyltransferase; this translates as MQEASRFTFRQTVAADAVRYGGGSGLGAVLKLLAGNRMFRTTFTLRSCQAADRLAGPLRLPLLAACRLLHRWTQHSAAMDLPWETQIGPGLRILHGWGLVVNANARIGANVTLFHGVTLGQKDDLLPTGRVTHYPELGDGVWVGPHAVVIGVAIGDECIVAASSVVTKPMPRRTVVAGNPGKAVAEVTIPDIPHPAPVCGPATVHADEASPALG